In the genome of Mytilus edulis chromosome 3, xbMytEdul2.2, whole genome shotgun sequence, one region contains:
- the LOC139516244 gene encoding uncharacterized protein, protein MASSQSVRKGQVPVNCKLCETNRTIQWKCMDCSMLMCGYCTDNVHSKFKNAKDHKIISLKDVGMYREEMDFTNIKCAEHTEQVSCLYCSKCQILVCPTCIMKVHKKHDLIKISDAYNIKVNILKKGQSKMQKSNYKINAKKDQLNKLVSAENIKYNKEKRNIRSHEETVKEQVEQYFKELKNKLEQSHETVLTSVKSDLNAISLFTTQKEDKITEVQNCIDLSNASEFFKEVKKMEKFTETQEPRTRPSYASSQKFVPGNINQSNIGSLQDDGNLSSEKNISLVINNEYQTELDLIFHVSPCLDQSIWMNSGTYKVLQRVKPEGTNLKVMSEFNIIVYGMAVTPSNQLLLGVFEETRLQHISSSGELTDSVYDVSPLLPIAIHVISDNKLIVGAYNSKLKRRAVIVMNKKGDKETVYEHDEHNQPIFNSPGYITTTCNGNIHVVDEISDDWCGKVMVLGQEGHIINQYTGHPTINKSEPFKPVHIVTTPSDNVVVSDLITQILHILNDNGHFISYFNTKDIGIEFPYSLAFNTTGQLYIGCRMAAGSQTKDAKLYVINIEGF, encoded by the coding sequence ATGGCGTCCTCCCAGTCGGTTAGAAAAGGTCAAGTTCCTGTTAATTGTAAATTATGTGAAACAAATAGAACAATTCAGTGGAAATGCATGGACTGCAGTATGCTGATGTGTGGTTATTGCACTGACAATgtacattcaaaattcaaaaatgcaAAGGATCACAAGATCATCAGTTTAAAAGACGTTGGCATGTATAGAGAAGAGATGGATTTTACTAACATTAAATGTGCAGAACACACTGAACAAGTCTCATGTCTTTACTGCAGTAAATGTCAAATCCTTGTGTGTCCAACCTGTATTATGAAAGTTCATAAGAAGCACGATTTAATCAAAATTAGTGATGCATACAATATCAAagttaacatattaaaaaaaggacAAAGTAAAATGCAGAAGAGTAATTATAAAATCAACGCAAAGAAAGACCAGCTTAATAAACTAGTGTCAGctgaaaatataaagtataacaaagaaaaaagaaatattcgaAGTCATGAGGAAACCGTAAAAGAGCAAGTagaacaatattttaaagaacTCAAAAATAAACTGGAGCAGAGTCATGAAACTGTTTTAACATCAGTCAAATCTGATCTTAATGCTATATCATTATTCACAACCCAGAAAGAGGATAAAATCACTGAAGTCCAGAACTGTATTGACCTTTCCAATGCTTCTGAATTCTTCAAAGAGGTCAAGAAGATGGAGAAATTCACAGAAACCCAAGAACCACGAACCAGGCCTAGCTATGCTTCTTCACAGAAATTTGTTCCAGGGAATATTAACCAATCAAACATTGGATCGCTACAAGATGATGGGAACTTATCATCAGAAAAAAACATCTCCCTAGTCATCAATAATGAGTACCAGACTGAACTTGATCTGATATTCCATGTAAGTCCATGCCTTGATCAGTCAATTTGGATGAATTCTGGTACTTATAAAGTGTTACAGAGAGTCAAACCTGAAGGAACCAACCTAAAGGTGATGTCTGAATTTAACATTATAGTGTATGGAATGGCAGTTACTCCATCTAATCAACTCCTTCTAGGTGTTTTTGAGGAAACAAGGTTACAACACATTAGCAGTAGTGGTGAACTTACTGATTCTGTTTATGATGTATCACCTTTACTTCCCATTGCTATCCATGTTATCAGTGACAATAAACTTATAGTAGGAGCTTATAATAGTAAACTAAAAAGACGTGCTGTGATCGTAATGAACAAGAAAGGAGACAAGGAGACtgtgtatgaacatgatgaacataaTCAACCTATATTTAATAGCCCAGGATATATAACCACTACATGTAATGGAAATATACATGTAGTGGATGAGATCTCAGATGATTGGTGTGGTAAAGTAATGGTCTTAGGACAAGAAGGACATATAATAAACCAGTATACAGGTCATCCAACTATCAATAAGAGTGAACCATTCAAACCAGTACACATTGTGACAACACCAAGTGACAATGTAGTTGTTTCAGATCTGATTACCCAAATCTTACACATCCTCAATGACAATGgtcatttcatttcatatttcaatacaaaGGACATAGGAATAGAGTTTCCATATTCTCTTGCCTTCAACACAACTGGACAACTATATATAGGATGCCGTATGGCTGCAGGTAGTCAAACTAAAGATGCAAAGCTATATGTAATAAACATTGAAGGAttctaa